A region of Alteromonadaceae bacterium 2753L.S.0a.02 DNA encodes the following proteins:
- a CDS encoding serine protease Do (manually curated): protein MRPSSCFRILFCLMLVLPCVTSAANYNLPDFRPLIEKTSPAVVKINTTTKVTPGSLQLPPGHQIPDIFRHLFEPRELPERNMHSMGSGFFISNDGYLLTNNHVIEDADKIMVRLVDRREYEAIVIGTDSRSDLALLKVDEEKLPFLELATRDDLQIGEWVVAIGSPFGLDFSASAGIVSAIGRSIPTERNENYVPFIQTDVAINPGNSGGPLFNLDGKVVGVNSQIYTRSGGSIGLSFAIPSSVAINVVSQLKEKGRVDRGWLGVVIQEVDKDLADSFGLKKPEGALVAQLEPDGPAAKSGIKVGDIILKFDNSSIFTSGDLPHAVGATEPGNSVPVVLMRKGKKKTINVKVGRLSSGENSLNLSSTTGDTSAGLDRLGLSVETIDSGLKEKWRLTGGVLVTNIDPNGVAADAGIAPGDVIAQLGFEQIDDIDDYQRVLKGLPSDSLLPIRFFREGRPTFRTIRIE, encoded by the coding sequence GTGCGACCTTCATCTTGTTTCCGTATTTTATTCTGCCTGATGCTCGTTTTGCCATGCGTGACATCTGCTGCAAATTATAATCTTCCCGATTTTCGACCCCTGATAGAAAAAACTTCGCCAGCAGTGGTTAAGATAAACACAACTACCAAAGTGACGCCCGGGTCGTTGCAGCTTCCTCCTGGGCATCAGATCCCAGATATATTCCGTCACTTGTTTGAACCGCGAGAGCTACCGGAGCGCAATATGCACTCGATGGGCTCGGGGTTTTTCATATCCAACGACGGCTACTTGTTAACCAACAATCACGTAATTGAAGACGCCGATAAAATCATGGTGCGCCTCGTAGATCGTCGCGAATACGAGGCTATCGTGATTGGTACCGATTCACGCTCCGATCTTGCGCTACTCAAAGTGGATGAGGAAAAGTTACCTTTTCTCGAGTTGGCAACGCGAGACGACCTGCAAATCGGGGAGTGGGTGGTGGCGATCGGTTCACCGTTTGGCCTGGATTTCTCGGCGAGCGCCGGCATAGTCAGTGCCATTGGGCGCAGCATTCCCACCGAACGCAATGAAAACTACGTACCGTTTATTCAGACCGACGTAGCGATCAACCCAGGTAACTCCGGCGGCCCACTTTTCAACCTTGATGGCAAGGTTGTGGGGGTTAATTCCCAGATATACACCCGTTCTGGGGGGTCCATTGGGTTGTCGTTTGCAATTCCATCCAGCGTGGCTATAAATGTTGTTTCGCAACTTAAAGAAAAAGGTCGGGTAGACCGGGGCTGGCTGGGCGTTGTAATCCAGGAAGTTGATAAAGATCTCGCCGATTCGTTTGGCTTGAAAAAGCCCGAGGGTGCACTGGTTGCGCAGTTGGAACCCGATGGACCAGCGGCCAAATCCGGAATTAAAGTGGGCGATATTATTCTCAAATTCGACAATAGCAGCATTTTTACTTCTGGCGATTTACCGCACGCTGTGGGCGCTACAGAGCCGGGTAACTCCGTTCCAGTCGTGCTCATGCGCAAAGGCAAGAAAAAAACCATCAACGTTAAAGTCGGACGGCTCTCGAGCGGTGAGAATAGTCTGAATTTGAGCAGTACTACTGGTGACACCAGTGCTGGACTTGATCGCCTGGGTTTAAGTGTTGAAACTATCGATAGTGGTCTAAAAGAAAAATGGCGCCTAACGGGAGGTGTGCTGGTGACAAACATTGATCCCAATGGCGTTGCGGCAGACGCTGGTATCGCGCCCGGGGATGTCATCGCACAACTCGGGTTTGAGCAGATAGATGATATAGACGACTATCAGCGTGTACTTAAAGGGCTGCCAAGTGACAGTTTGCTGCCGATCCGTTTCTTCCGAGAGGGTAGGCCCACATTCCGTACGATTCGCATCGAGTAG
- a CDS encoding RseC/MucC-like positive regulator of sigma(E) — MLTESGKVLAVESNGVWVETLKTSTCAQCRAKNACGQRLLASSDAYTRVHVDLPAEFANLQPGDEVLLGIDESAFVSGVLISYGIPLSAMLLAVLGVSRVSDTELFLVVAALSGLLFGGLIVRLFARTLTANNCYKARLLSRANNLQARPVNLH, encoded by the coding sequence ATGTTGACAGAATCTGGCAAAGTGCTCGCCGTTGAATCCAACGGTGTTTGGGTGGAGACCCTGAAAACATCCACCTGTGCACAATGCCGCGCAAAAAACGCTTGTGGGCAACGGTTACTGGCTTCCAGCGACGCCTATACGAGGGTTCACGTCGATTTGCCTGCTGAATTCGCGAACCTCCAGCCGGGTGATGAGGTGTTATTGGGTATTGATGAATCTGCGTTTGTGTCGGGTGTGCTGATTTCCTACGGTATTCCCCTATCAGCTATGCTATTAGCGGTGTTAGGCGTTTCCCGTGTGTCTGACACAGAACTTTTTCTCGTTGTAGCGGCACTTTCAGGCTTATTATTTGGTGGCTTGATTGTCAGGTTGTTTGCCCGCACATTAACTGCCAATAACTGCTACAAGGCGCGTTTACTCTCCCGGGCGAACAACCTTCAAGCGCGCCCAGTTAACCTACATTAA
- a CDS encoding HD-like signal output (HDOD) protein — MTALAEKVTQDITNAIDQDKLVLPTLPEIALKVREVADDEDASIKQLADVIASDAALTARIIRVANSPIFRAPREIEDLNMALSRLGMQYTCNLATGLAMEQMFQATSDIVDKRLREVWSRSSEIAGMCHVLCKHRTKLRPDQAALAGLVHQIGVLPILSYAEDNPSILRDSFTLDDVIENAHPEIGVKILNAWEFPTELRNVPRDHLNYTRDIGSADYADLVTVSMLQSYAGNSSRFDGLDFTTVKAFYRLDLDPNIEAAEAEDLSEDMEAAMAMLQG; from the coding sequence ATGACTGCGCTTGCCGAGAAGGTTACGCAAGACATCACTAACGCTATCGACCAGGACAAACTGGTACTACCCACACTTCCCGAAATCGCCTTAAAGGTGCGTGAAGTTGCCGATGATGAAGACGCCAGCATCAAGCAACTGGCAGATGTGATTGCAAGCGATGCGGCGCTCACTGCCCGTATTATTCGCGTTGCAAACAGCCCAATCTTTCGAGCGCCAAGGGAAATCGAGGATTTAAACATGGCGCTGTCGCGCCTTGGCATGCAGTACACCTGCAACCTGGCAACTGGCCTGGCAATGGAACAAATGTTTCAGGCAACCTCTGATATTGTCGACAAACGCCTCAGAGAGGTCTGGTCACGCTCCAGTGAAATCGCAGGTATGTGTCATGTTCTCTGTAAACATCGCACCAAATTGCGCCCGGATCAGGCCGCACTCGCAGGCCTGGTCCATCAGATTGGGGTACTCCCGATTTTATCCTACGCGGAAGATAATCCTTCTATACTGCGCGACAGCTTTACCTTGGATGACGTGATTGAAAACGCACATCCTGAAATTGGGGTGAAGATTTTGAATGCGTGGGAATTCCCGACCGAACTTCGCAATGTACCCAGAGATCATCTTAACTACACGCGCGACATCGGTTCAGCAGACTATGCCGATTTGGTAACTGTGTCGATGTTGCAAAGTTATGCCGGTAATAGCAGTCGCTTCGACGGACTCGATTTTACCACCGTTAAAGCGTTTTACCGTTTAGACCTAGACCCTAACATCGAAGCTGCTGAAGCAGAGGATTTGAGCGAAGATATGGAAGCGGCCATGGCAATGCTGCAAGGTTAA
- a CDS encoding phosphoenolpyruvate carboxykinase (ATP), which yields MAVNLDLSKYGIHDVQEIVHNPSYDQLFEEETNPNLEGYERGQVTELGAVNVKTGIFTGRSPKDKFIVYDDVSKEHLWWDSNIAHNDNKPVTPEVWKDLKKLVVDELSGKRLFVVDTFCGANEDTRMKVRFIVEVAWQAHFVTNMFIRPSEEELASYGEPDFVVMNGSKTSNPNWKEHGMNSEVFTVFNMTEKMQVIGGTWYGGEMKKGMFAMMNYYLPLKHIASMHCSANVGEQGDVAIFFGLSGTGKTTLSTDPKRKLIGDDEHGWDDKGIFNFEGGCYAKTINLDAESEPDIFNAIKRDALLENVTVDENGKIDFNDGSVTENTRVSYPIYHIENIVKPVSRAGHANKVIFLTADAFGVLPPVAKLNAEQTKYHFLSGFTAKLAGTERGITEPTPTFSACFGKAFLTLHPVKYGQELVARMNAVGATAYLVNTGWNGTGKRISIKDTRGIIDAILDGSVDTVESKSVPIFNLEVPTSLPGVDSGILDPRDTYANEADWEEKAKKLAQLFIDNFAKFTDNDEGKRLVEAGPQL from the coding sequence ATGGCTGTAAACCTAGACCTTTCTAAATATGGTATCCACGATGTTCAGGAGATCGTTCACAACCCTTCATACGATCAGTTGTTTGAAGAAGAGACGAACCCAAACCTGGAAGGATACGAGCGTGGCCAGGTAACTGAACTGGGCGCAGTTAACGTTAAGACAGGTATTTTCACCGGCCGCTCCCCCAAAGATAAATTCATCGTTTACGATGACGTGAGCAAGGAACACCTCTGGTGGGATTCCAATATTGCACACAACGACAACAAGCCTGTAACACCTGAAGTTTGGAAAGACCTCAAAAAGCTGGTAGTTGACGAATTATCTGGGAAGCGTCTGTTTGTAGTAGACACCTTCTGTGGCGCTAACGAAGACACTCGCATGAAAGTGCGTTTCATTGTGGAAGTTGCCTGGCAGGCACACTTCGTTACCAATATGTTTATTCGCCCAAGCGAAGAAGAACTCGCCAGTTACGGCGAACCTGATTTCGTGGTAATGAATGGTTCCAAAACCAGTAACCCCAACTGGAAAGAACACGGCATGAACTCTGAAGTATTTACCGTGTTCAACATGACTGAAAAAATGCAGGTAATCGGCGGCACTTGGTACGGCGGCGAAATGAAGAAGGGTATGTTCGCAATGATGAACTATTACCTGCCGCTGAAACATATCGCGTCCATGCACTGCTCTGCTAACGTTGGTGAACAAGGTGATGTTGCTATCTTCTTCGGTTTATCCGGAACTGGTAAAACTACCCTTTCCACCGATCCAAAGCGTAAGTTGATTGGTGACGACGAGCACGGCTGGGACGACAAAGGTATTTTCAATTTCGAAGGTGGTTGCTACGCAAAAACCATTAATCTCGATGCTGAAAGCGAGCCCGATATTTTCAATGCCATCAAGCGCGATGCTCTGCTGGAAAATGTTACCGTCGATGAAAATGGCAAAATTGATTTTAACGATGGTTCAGTGACTGAGAACACTCGTGTTTCTTACCCCATTTACCACATTGAAAATATCGTTAAGCCCGTATCACGCGCTGGCCATGCCAACAAAGTGATATTCCTGACTGCGGATGCATTTGGTGTTTTACCTCCTGTAGCTAAATTGAATGCAGAACAAACTAAGTACCACTTCTTGTCTGGTTTTACTGCGAAGTTGGCTGGTACAGAGCGTGGCATTACAGAACCAACACCTACTTTCTCAGCGTGTTTCGGTAAAGCATTCCTTACCTTACACCCTGTGAAGTATGGTCAAGAGTTGGTCGCTCGTATGAATGCAGTAGGCGCAACGGCTTATCTGGTAAATACAGGCTGGAACGGCACTGGCAAACGTATTTCCATTAAAGATACTCGTGGCATTATTGATGCGATTCTCGATGGCAGTGTAGATACTGTTGAATCTAAATCTGTGCCAATCTTTAATCTAGAAGTACCTACCTCATTGCCAGGCGTTGATTCTGGTATTCTCGATCCACGTGATACCTATGCCAATGAGGCCGACTGGGAAGAGAAAGCTAAGAAACTCGCACAATTGTTTATCGATAACTTTGCCAAGTTCACTGATAACGACGAAGGCAAAAGATTGGTTGAGGCTGGCCCTCAACTATAA
- a CDS encoding sigma-E factor negative regulatory protein RseA: protein MVSISGREKSSSDSTVGESLSALVDNQGNDLDLARVLKASDSDPSVRTQWQRYHQVSAVLRNEDLSYANLDISSQIRSALDGEPALENVNFRAPEARNWLHLLGKTSIAATVAFGFLIGVQQLNQPGVPDAQNTVAESEPLVAPDLNSAVVPAGFDTPQLTARTVSTAPAASHTNIAPHTLIQGVPAKAGEPAIADPELKAHFDRLLMIHAQEVSANSDFSVMPFARLTDLNALDQAAMAGIQNQASQATTTQSEND from the coding sequence ATGGTTTCAATTTCGGGCAGGGAAAAATCTTCTTCCGATAGCACTGTAGGTGAATCGCTTTCTGCATTGGTAGACAACCAAGGCAACGATCTTGATCTCGCTCGAGTGTTAAAAGCATCAGACTCTGATCCTTCTGTGCGAACCCAATGGCAAAGGTATCATCAGGTTAGCGCTGTGCTGCGAAATGAAGATCTGTCTTACGCAAACCTCGATATATCCTCCCAAATTCGCAGCGCGCTTGATGGCGAACCTGCTCTCGAAAATGTTAATTTTCGAGCTCCCGAGGCTCGTAACTGGTTGCATTTGTTGGGTAAAACTTCAATTGCTGCTACGGTAGCCTTTGGTTTTCTTATCGGTGTGCAACAACTTAATCAGCCTGGCGTTCCTGATGCTCAGAACACTGTCGCTGAGTCGGAACCGCTGGTAGCTCCAGATCTTAATTCCGCGGTGGTACCTGCAGGGTTCGATACACCGCAATTGACAGCACGCACTGTGAGTACTGCTCCGGCAGCAAGCCACACCAATATAGCTCCGCACACTCTCATACAAGGGGTTCCGGCGAAGGCAGGTGAACCGGCTATTGCAGATCCAGAACTCAAAGCGCATTTCGATCGACTACTAATGATCCATGCTCAAGAAGTTTCCGCAAACAGTGATTTCAGTGTGATGCCGTTCGCGCGTTTAACGGATTTAAACGCTCTTGATCAAGCCGCTATGGCTGGAATTCAAAATCAGGCGTCACAGGCAACGACCACGCAATCGGAGAATGACTGA
- a CDS encoding RNA polymerase sigma-70 factor (ECF subfamily) produces MAVQPASQTDEQLVARVQKGDKRAFDLLVLKYQHKIFSIISRFVKDNAEVQDVAQETFIKAYRALANFRGESAFYTWIYRIAINTAKNHLVSRGRRPPSSDVEVEDAEFYGGSDQLKDIASPERQLMRDQLEAVVHRAIRDLPEDLRTAVTLREMEGLSYEEIAEVMECPVGTVRSRIFRAREAIDKQISPLLDGMDKSA; encoded by the coding sequence ATGGCGGTTCAGCCCGCGTCGCAAACTGACGAACAACTGGTCGCCAGAGTTCAAAAGGGTGATAAACGAGCCTTCGATCTTCTGGTGCTAAAATACCAGCACAAAATTTTTTCTATCATCAGCCGTTTTGTTAAAGACAATGCTGAAGTCCAGGATGTCGCACAAGAAACATTTATTAAGGCCTACCGCGCCCTGGCAAACTTCAGAGGCGAGAGCGCTTTTTATACGTGGATTTACCGTATTGCGATTAACACGGCTAAGAATCACCTCGTGTCACGAGGCCGTCGACCGCCTTCATCTGACGTTGAAGTGGAGGATGCCGAATTTTATGGCGGCAGTGATCAGCTCAAGGATATTGCGTCACCGGAGCGACAGCTGATGCGCGATCAATTGGAAGCGGTAGTGCATCGCGCGATACGAGATCTTCCCGAAGATTTGCGCACCGCAGTTACCTTGCGGGAGATGGAAGGTTTGAGTTACGAGGAAATTGCAGAGGTGATGGAGTGCCCCGTAGGAACGGTTCGCTCTCGCATATTTCGTGCACGGGAGGCCATTGATAAACAGATTTCGCCACTGCTCGACGGCATGGACAAAAGCGCGTAA
- a CDS encoding L-aspartate oxidase, translating into MTTPNTPASAHAFDVLIIGSGAAGLSLALHLPLSTRIAVLSKASLNEGSTWYAQGGIAAVLDHGDSIESHVADTLEAGAGLCHTEAVEFTISHSKQSIEWLIQLGVDFTRHSDNGNYHLTREGGHSKRRVIHSADATGKAVHTALMDAVAERDNITLFDHYIAVDLIKQVDPESKKLRCTGAYVYNRNHDCVDTFTARSVALATGGASKVYLYSSNPDGASGDGIAMAWRAGCRVANMEFNQFHPTCLYHPKAKSYLITEAVRGEGGKLRLPNGERFMDKFHELGELAPRDVVARAIDHEMKRLGSDCVYLDISHKPDDFIRSHFPTIHQQCLSFGIDITKEPIPVVPAAHYTCGGIVVDAHGQTDLKNLYAIGESSFTGLHGANRMASNSLLECLVYAQSAAAHITAQLEHVPEIDEVKAWDESRVTDSDEDVVISHNWDELRRFMWDYVGIVRTQKRLERASHRIKLLQKEIHEYYSNYKVGNDLIELRNLAIVADLIIRSAMQRKESRGLHFSLDYPEKSKIAKDTILVPMNFAGQDIFVR; encoded by the coding sequence ATGACTACTCCTAACACCCCAGCCAGTGCACACGCTTTTGATGTTTTGATTATCGGAAGCGGCGCAGCAGGGCTCTCGCTCGCGCTACACCTACCACTAAGCACCAGAATCGCTGTGCTCAGCAAAGCATCGCTCAATGAAGGTTCCACCTGGTACGCTCAGGGCGGCATCGCTGCAGTGCTCGACCACGGCGACAGCATTGAATCGCATGTTGCCGACACCCTGGAAGCTGGCGCAGGTTTATGCCACACAGAAGCCGTGGAATTCACAATCAGCCACAGCAAACAATCTATCGAATGGCTGATACAACTGGGCGTGGATTTTACACGCCATTCCGACAACGGCAATTATCACCTAACGAGGGAGGGCGGCCACAGCAAGCGCCGAGTTATCCACAGCGCCGATGCCACCGGCAAAGCCGTACATACAGCACTCATGGATGCCGTCGCAGAACGCGACAACATTACCTTGTTTGACCACTACATTGCAGTCGACCTCATTAAGCAGGTCGATCCGGAAAGCAAGAAACTGCGCTGTACCGGTGCCTATGTTTACAACCGCAATCACGATTGCGTAGATACGTTCACTGCACGCTCCGTTGCTTTGGCGACCGGTGGTGCCAGTAAGGTGTACCTCTATTCCTCCAATCCCGACGGCGCCAGCGGTGATGGTATCGCCATGGCGTGGCGCGCAGGTTGTCGTGTCGCCAATATGGAATTTAACCAATTCCACCCCACCTGTTTGTATCACCCCAAAGCCAAGTCTTATTTGATCACCGAGGCGGTGCGTGGTGAAGGAGGCAAGTTACGCCTACCCAACGGTGAGCGGTTTATGGACAAGTTTCACGAGCTGGGAGAACTGGCACCACGTGATGTTGTAGCGAGAGCCATAGACCACGAAATGAAACGCCTGGGGAGCGATTGCGTTTATCTCGATATCAGTCACAAGCCTGACGATTTTATACGCTCTCATTTCCCAACAATCCATCAACAGTGCCTCTCATTCGGTATAGACATCACTAAGGAACCCATCCCCGTTGTGCCCGCGGCACATTACACTTGCGGCGGTATTGTGGTAGACGCACACGGCCAGACCGACCTCAAAAATCTCTACGCCATTGGCGAGTCATCCTTTACAGGTTTGCATGGCGCCAACCGTATGGCGAGCAACTCACTGCTGGAATGCTTGGTTTATGCGCAATCGGCCGCGGCGCATATCACCGCTCAACTGGAGCATGTGCCGGAAATCGATGAGGTAAAAGCTTGGGATGAATCTCGAGTTACCGATTCAGATGAAGACGTGGTGATTTCTCACAACTGGGACGAACTACGCCGCTTTATGTGGGATTACGTCGGTATCGTCAGAACTCAAAAACGTCTGGAACGCGCCTCGCACCGTATTAAACTGCTGCAAAAGGAAATTCATGAGTATTACTCGAACTACAAAGTGGGTAACGACCTTATCGAGCTACGCAACCTCGCTATTGTGGCTGACCTGATTATTCGCTCCGCCATGCAACGCAAAGAAAGCCGGGGCTTACATTTCTCTCTCGATTATCCCGAAAAATCCAAAATCGCTAAAGACACTATATTAGTGCCCATGAATTTCGCCGGTCAGGACATTTTTGTACGTTAA
- a CDS encoding uracil-DNA glycosylase translates to MTEISGQIKLHASWLAKVGSEFEQPYMKQLKQFLVAEKRAGKTLFPSGDNIFNALNTTPFESVKVVILGQDPYHGPGQAHGLCFSVLPGVPFPPSLQNIFKELQTDLQLAAPNHGCLQSWAEQGVLLLNATLSVEQGRAGSHQNKGWETFTDAVVNCLNNHRENLVFMLWGSYAQRKGAYIDTQRHCVLKAPHPSPLSSHRGFFGCQHFSKANAYLQAKGIAPVDWRIDNL, encoded by the coding sequence ATGACGGAAATATCGGGGCAAATAAAACTACATGCCAGTTGGCTGGCTAAAGTCGGTAGCGAATTCGAGCAGCCGTACATGAAACAGTTGAAGCAGTTTTTAGTCGCGGAAAAGCGTGCGGGAAAAACCCTATTCCCTTCGGGGGATAATATATTTAACGCGCTAAATACTACGCCCTTCGAGAGCGTAAAAGTTGTCATTTTAGGGCAGGACCCTTATCACGGGCCTGGGCAGGCGCATGGATTGTGTTTTTCTGTGCTTCCCGGGGTGCCTTTTCCGCCATCTTTGCAAAATATTTTTAAAGAGCTGCAAACAGATCTACAACTGGCTGCGCCCAATCACGGATGCCTGCAATCTTGGGCTGAACAGGGGGTGCTGTTGCTGAATGCAACGCTCTCGGTTGAGCAGGGGCGTGCGGGGTCACATCAAAACAAAGGCTGGGAAACGTTTACTGACGCCGTTGTAAATTGCTTAAACAACCACAGAGAAAATCTGGTTTTTATGCTTTGGGGCAGCTATGCACAGCGCAAAGGAGCCTACATAGATACCCAGCGACACTGTGTTTTAAAAGCGCCGCATCCCTCTCCATTATCGTCGCACAGAGGTTTTTTTGGGTGCCAGCATTTCTCTAAAGCCAACGCTTATTTACAAGCCAAAGGCATTGCTCCGGTTGATTGGCGAATCGACAATTTATAG
- a CDS encoding antitoxin CptB, which produces MDINRLRWASRRGMLELDLILLPFLENHFANLASEDQLLFEQLLSCEDQDMFNWFLQKGQPDTPELQRIVQLVRDNTGLRRGES; this is translated from the coding sequence ATGGATATTAACAGATTACGCTGGGCTAGCCGAAGGGGAATGCTCGAGCTCGACCTGATACTGCTACCTTTTCTGGAAAATCATTTTGCCAACTTGGCAAGTGAGGATCAGCTGCTGTTTGAACAATTATTAAGCTGCGAAGATCAGGATATGTTCAACTGGTTCCTGCAGAAGGGGCAACCCGACACTCCTGAATTACAGCGTATTGTGCAGTTGGTGCGCGACAACACTGGTTTGAGACGCGGTGAGTCTTAA
- a CDS encoding MucB/RseB-like sigma(E) regulatory protein, which produces MRTYLRAVAKFSALICFFSLPLTVYATVTTERSADQILSRLSSAMRELSYQGVLTFEHGGRMETMHTAHLVIDGVEFESYTHLNGPERQHARIGREVSCETLGGRLLSGAVLANGKGTQRFQDYYQFYLKGYDRVAGRKVAVLQILPKDQHRYGMSLGVDVESGVLLKYLIMLPNRALERIQFVAFELQPDYSDAELQQFTNNATLLRPCRPPEVAQVAQISSDFDWAPTWQPPGFVLAGSHLTEQDGMVYTYTDGLSSYSVFINPDLVKKGDSDTKIPQGVAQRGATLVLMSLQSIGNEYVHVSLVGEVPEQTAGMILNSVAHRGGSGISAQ; this is translated from the coding sequence ATGAGAACGTACCTTCGAGCGGTAGCCAAATTCTCCGCCCTGATTTGTTTCTTCAGTCTCCCGCTGACAGTTTACGCAACTGTGACGACTGAGCGCAGTGCAGATCAAATACTTTCCCGACTATCCAGTGCCATGCGTGAGCTCAGCTATCAGGGTGTGCTCACTTTTGAGCATGGTGGCCGCATGGAAACCATGCACACAGCCCACCTAGTGATCGATGGAGTTGAATTTGAAAGTTACACACATCTCAATGGACCAGAAAGGCAGCATGCGCGAATAGGGCGCGAAGTGAGTTGTGAAACTCTGGGAGGGCGTTTACTAAGTGGAGCCGTACTCGCCAACGGCAAAGGTACCCAACGCTTTCAGGATTACTATCAGTTTTATTTAAAGGGCTATGATCGCGTTGCCGGGCGAAAAGTGGCGGTATTGCAAATTCTGCCAAAAGACCAGCATCGCTACGGTATGAGCCTTGGTGTTGATGTAGAGTCCGGCGTGCTTCTAAAATATTTGATCATGCTACCCAATCGCGCCTTAGAACGGATTCAGTTCGTAGCGTTCGAGTTACAGCCAGATTACAGCGATGCCGAGTTGCAACAGTTCACTAATAATGCAACCTTGTTGCGCCCCTGTCGCCCTCCCGAAGTTGCTCAAGTGGCACAAATTTCCTCTGACTTCGACTGGGCGCCCACGTGGCAGCCGCCGGGGTTTGTTCTGGCGGGCAGTCACCTCACTGAACAAGATGGCATGGTTTATACCTACACAGATGGTCTATCATCCTACTCGGTATTTATTAATCCCGATTTGGTTAAAAAAGGTGATTCCGACACAAAAATTCCACAAGGAGTAGCGCAGCGCGGTGCCACATTGGTGCTTATGTCGCTACAATCCATTGGCAATGAATATGTTCATGTTTCACTTGTGGGTGAGGTGCCGGAACAAACTGCGGGAATGATCCTAAATTCGGTCGCTCATCGCGGTGGATCCGGTATTAGCGCGCAGTAA